A stretch of DNA from Colius striatus isolate bColStr4 unplaced genomic scaffold, bColStr4.1.hap1 scaffold_38, whole genome shotgun sequence:
GCGTCCGCACCGACTACCGGCGCCGCTACCAGTGCTGCCAGGGCTACTACGAGAGCCGGGACACTTGTGTCCGTGAGTGGGGCGAGTGGGGTGGGAGAAGGGTCTCGGGGGTTGTGTCCTGGCTCAGCCtcaccctcccctccccaaaccttgtcccctcagcacgCTGCACCCAGGAGTGTGTCCACGGCCGGTGTGTGGCTCCTGAGCTCTGCCAGTGTGAGCCGGGCTGGAGGGGCAGCGACTGCTCCAGCGGTGAGGgatgggggctgggggctgggaaCATGGAGTGGGGGACTCCCAGGTGGGGGTGGCAGCATGGGGCAGTGGGTTTCCCTGGGATGGAATGgcctgggaggggatggggatggggatggggatgaggatggaaTGGAGACGGGATTGGGATGGAGATGGGTATGGAGGAGATTTGGGTGGAGACATGGAAGGGAAGATGATGGGGATAGAGAATGGGGTGGGATACACATGGGATGGGGGTGGAGATGGGATAGGGATGTGGAAGGATGGGGATGTGATAtagatgagactgggatggagaagagaatgGAGACAGGGAATGGGATTTGGAGagaatgggatgggataggcATGGAggtaggatggggaggaggggatgGGAATGGAACTGGGATGTGGATGAAGATaagatgggatggaatggggaTGGAGAAGGGGATGGGATACACATGGAATGGGGATGAAGGTGGGATAAGGATGAAGAAGGATGTGGATGTGATATGGAAAAGAGAATAGAGACAGAATGGATAGggaatggggatgggatggggatggggagagaCTGGAACGAGATGGGGATGGAGATAGAGTGGGGAGGGATGGATGGGAATGGAATTGGGATGTGAATGAATATAGAATGGAGATGGAGAATGGGATGGATATGGGTTGGGATATGAATGGGATGGATATGGGTTGGGATGGGAATGGATGTGGATTGGGATGAGGATGGATGTGGGTTGGGATGGGAATAGATGTGGgttgggatggggatggggatggatgTGAACGGGATGGATGTGGGTTGGGATATGAATGGGATGGATATGGGTTGGGATGGGAATGGATGTGAACGGGATGGGGATGGATGTGGGTTGTGATGGGGATGGATGTGGGttgggatggggatggatgTGGGTTGTGATGGGGATGGATGTGGGttgggatggggatggatgTGGGTTGGGATGGGGATGGTTGTGAACGGGATGGGGGGGTTCTGGTGGTCTCTCCCCACGCAGATTGTGATGAGCAGTCGTGGGGGCCAGGCTGCGGGCGCCGCTGCAGCTGCCACCACGGAGCCCCCTGCGACCCCCTGAGCGGGGCCTGCTCCTGCCCCCCCGGCTTTGCCGACCCCGTGTGCCAGCAGCCGTGCCCGCCTGGCACCTACGGCCAAGGCTGCcgcctgccctgcccctgccaccACCAGGCGCCCTGCAACGCCTCCACCGGCGCCTGCCTCTGCCCCCCGGGGCTGGCTGGACCCCTGTGAGTAGGGGGCTCCTCGTGACCCCACCTTGGCAACCCCAAGCTGGGCTCCTGCTCAtctctctccctgcctgcagctgcgAGGTGCCCTGTCCCGAGGGCACAGGCTGCgacagcccctgcccctgccagaACGGGGGCATCTGCCACCCTCAAGGCACTGGCACCTGCGTCTGCCCCCATGGATGGATGGTAGGTGGGCTGCAAGCCCCTCCTGCTGCCATGTCGGTGTGGTGTGTGCCTCGGTTTCCCCTGCCAACCCTGGCTGTCCTTTGCAGGGGGAGATCTGCTCCGTGCCGTGCCCGTCCGGACGCTTCGGCCCCGGCTGCCAGGGCGAGTGTCGCTGCCACAATGGGGGCCACTGTGACCCCCGCGGGGGGCAGTGCCAGTGTGCCCCTGGATTCACCGGAGAGCAGTGAGGGGGGGCTGGGCACGGTGGAGCAAAGGGATGGGGGCAGAGAGGTGGGGAGGACAACGGGATGGGGGCCAGGGGAGGACAGAAAGGGCATTTTGGGATGGGGGTCaatggggctggggacagatGGGGGTGCACGGGGTGAGGACACAGAGGGGCAGGGTACCAGGGATGGCTGGTGGAGGGACATGGGGACAAAGGCACAGCCTGGCATGTGACGAGCTGCTCGGCCTCAGCTTGAGGTGGATGGGGGTGGCCCAGGAGCCACCTCGGCttctgctggggctgtgtcaccCCCCTTTGTGCCCGGTgcaggtgccgggagaggtgccccGTGGGGAGGTATGGGCAGGACTGCCAGGAGAGCTGTGACTGTGCCAACGGGGGGCACTGTTTCCATGTGGACGGGGGCTGCCTGTGCGAGGCTGGCTTCCAGGGCAGCCGCTGCCAGGAGCGCCAGTGCCAGCCCGGCCTCTACGGCCCCCACTGCCAGAGCCCCTGCCTCTGccacccccagcacagccagaggTGGGGCTCAGCCTGCCCCAGTGCCCCACAACATCCTCACACTCTCCCTAGCACCCTCACCTCCCTCCCAACACCCTCACTTACCCCCAGCATCCTTGTCCACCACCTTCACATCCCCCCAGCCTCCTCAACTCCCaccatccccttccccagcaccttcTCCTTTGCCTCTGCACCTTCCCGGCTCGGTGGCCAGGAACAGGTTAATCCCCCCCCCCTCAATGCTTTGTGCCCTGCCATTTGCAAAGCCCCTTCAGATGGTTCCCAGTGCCCcatactgggagcactggggtgCTGAGTGAGtcctctccccctctcccccagctGTCACCCGTTGCTTGGGGAGTGCATCTGTCACCCAGGCTGGGCCGGGCTCTTCTGCAACGAGACGTGTCCCCCTGGCTCCTTCGGGGCCGGCTGCCTGCAAACCTGCCTCTGCCTCCATGGGGGGGCTTGTGATGGGACCACTGGACGCTGCCATTGCCCCCCTGGCTACACGGTGtggggaactgggagggacaCACAtacagagcagggctgggggtccCAGGGCTGCCTGTGTGGCATGAGGGGGGCTGGGCATCCCTAGGGTGGTCCTGAGGGGGGAGGTCTGGGTGGTTCTAGGGGAGCATGAGGGTTGGGGGGGGATGTTGTCTGGGCATCCTTGGGGATGGGTTGGGAGTTTTGTTATCTGGgggggcagttttggggctgGGCATcccctgggagggaggagggcaTCTCAGCATTGGGGCCAACTGGGTGTCCCCACGGGAGGgatggggttttggggtcacCGGGATACCGAGGCAGGGAGGTGTCCCCAGACTGCTGGGTCCCTTCTCCAGCCCTTGGTGCGGGTCCTGACTGTCCTGAAACCCCCCTCCCACACCCCAGGACGAGCACTgctcctccctgtgcccccccgacACCTTCGGGGCCAACTGCTCGGGGCACTGCGCCTGCCAGCACGCCCTCGCCTGCTCCCCCATCGACGGCTCCtgcctctgcaaggaaggtgggtGCAGGCCAGGTTTCGGGGTGTCCCCATCCCCCCGCGCCCACCCTGATATCCCCTCACCCGCCAGGCTGGCACGGAGCCGACTGCTCGGTGCCGTGTCCCGCCGGCACTTGGGGTCCCGGCTGCAACCGGAGCTGCGACTGCGCCCACGGAGCTGCCTGCGAGCCCCAGGGCGGGACGTGCCGCTGCCCCCCGGGCTGGCGGAGCCCCCGCTGCCTGCTGCCGTGCCCGGTGAGTCCCGCGCCTGCCCGCCCCGCTGCCCCCGCTGCCACCGTCCGCAGCGCTGACCCGTCACCCCTTCCCCGGTCTGTCCCGTGCTCCAGAACGGGACGTTCGGGGCGGGCTGCGCGCAGCGCTGCGAATGCGCCCACGCCGACGGCTGCGACCCGGGCACCGGAGAGTGCCGCTGCCTGCCCGGCTGGACAGGTACGGAGGGGATGGGGCCTCACTGGCACCCTTCGCCTtcacccctcctcctcctcctcctcctcctcctcctcctcgcagGGCCGCAGTGCAAGCAGAGCTGCCCGCACGGTTTCTGGGGCCGGGGCTGCGTCAGTCCCTGCTCCTGCCGCAACGGGGGCACTTGCTCGCCCCAGGACGGCTCCTGTGTCTGTGCCCCGGGCTACCGCGGCCCCACCTGCCAGCGCCGTGAGTGACCTCCCCTcgtccatccccatccccgtccccatctccatccccatcctcatccatatccccatccccatccatATCCCCGTCTccgtccccatccccatccccatcctcatccccatccccatccccatccccatccccatccccatccccatccccatccccatcctcctcatccccatccccatccccatcctcctcatccccatccccatccccatccccgtgCCCCAAATcgtgggctgctgctgcccatcagcCGTGCTGAGTCCGACGGGGCTCGTCTGGCCGCAGCCTGCCCGCCCGGGCGCTACGGCAAGCGCTgctccctgagctgctcctgtgcCAACGGCGGCTCCTGCCACCCTGCCAACGGCTCCTGCCTCTGCGCCCCGGGCTGGCGCGGCCCCCGCTGCTCCCAGCGTAAGTAGGGGTCGGGGCAGCCGGGGAGGGGGCAGTGGGGGTCAGGGCTGAGCTCATTCCTTCTCCCTCACCCCGTctcccccagcctgtgcccccGACTCGTGGGGGGAtgcctgtgcccagccctgcctgtgccagcacGGGGGAACGTGCCACCCCGGCGAGGGGACCTGCAGCTGCCCGGCTGGCTGGACGGGGCCGCTCTGCGGAGAAGGTAGAGCCTGGCACGGGGACACCTCCTCTCACCCCCCTCCACGGGGCTGCACCCTCCCGGGGGTcctggggtggtggtgggggagACCTGTATGGCCCTGGGCACTATAGAGCTGTAGGGTGCCAGTATGGAGCTGTATGGCCCTGGGTACTGTGAGACCTGAGCACTATAGAGCTGTATGGTCCATATGGACCTGT
This window harbors:
- the PEAR1 gene encoding platelet endothelial aggregation receptor 1 isoform X4, with the protein product MVLRAAALAVHVGLLAALRPSDPNVCSYWESFTAAVKESYTKPHVVPSTEPCPGLLGSPLPCPQQRIVYRTEYRQSVRTDYRRRYQCCQGYYESRDTCVPRCTQECVHGRCVAPELCQCEPGWRGSDCSSDCDEQSWGPGCGRRCSCHHGAPCDPLSGACSCPPGFADPVCQQPCPPGTYGQGCRLPCPCHHQAPCNASTGACLCPPGLAGPLCEVPCPEGTGCDSPCPCQNGGICHPQGTGTCVCPHGWMGEICSVPCPSGRFGPGCQGECRCHNGGHCDPRGGQCQCAPGFTGEQCRERCPVGRYGQDCQESCDCANGGHCFHVDGGCLCEAGFQGSRCQERQCQPGLYGPHCQSPCLCHPQHSQSCHPLLGECICHPGWAGLFCNETCPPGSFGAGCLQTCLCLHGGACDGTTGRCHCPPGYTDEHCSSLCPPDTFGANCSGHCACQHALACSPIDGSCLCKEGWHGADCSVPCPAGTWGPGCNRSCDCAHGAACEPQGGTCRCPPGWRSPRCLLPCPNGTFGAGCAQRCECAHADGCDPGTGECRCLPGWTGTEGMGPHWHPSPSPLLLLLLLLLLLAGPQCKQSCPHGFWGRGCVSPCSCRNGGTCSPQDGSCVCAPGYRGPTCQRPCPPGRYGKRCSLSCSCANGGSCHPANGSCLCAPGWRGPRCSQPCAPDSWGDACAQPCLCQHGGTCHPGEGTCSCPAGWTGPLCGEACPPGTFGPQCAQRCRCLHNATCHPVSGTCPCTPGRIGPHCEAGTPEQPYTIVPAPPAAHSSLGVVLSLVALAVLLVAMVAVALCYRHRWRGKESRHLAVAYTAGQTDTSDYVVPATTRCPSARDRAPAPRTGPVPSRCPAPSSSPAWRDPVALKATPRCPRTGSTSGHPPWATGVPPRTGWGPAAAPWPARTLMPPSRSCPLPSPEPWRAATWR
- the PEAR1 gene encoding platelet endothelial aggregation receptor 1 isoform X1 — its product is MVLRAAALAVHVGLLAALRPSDPNVCSYWESFTAAVKESYTKPHVVPSTEPCPGLLGSPLPCPQQRIVYRTEYRQSVRTDYRRRYQCCQGYYESRDTCVPRCTQECVHGRCVAPELCQCEPGWRGSDCSSDCDEQSWGPGCGRRCSCHHGAPCDPLSGACSCPPGFADPVCQQPCPPGTYGQGCRLPCPCHHQAPCNASTGACLCPPGLAGPLCEVPCPEGTGCDSPCPCQNGGICHPQGTGTCVCPHGWMGEICSVPCPSGRFGPGCQGECRCHNGGHCDPRGGQCQCAPGFTGEQCRERCPVGRYGQDCQESCDCANGGHCFHVDGGCLCEAGFQGSRCQERQCQPGLYGPHCQSPCLCHPQHSQSCHPLLGECICHPGWAGLFCNETCPPGSFGAGCLQTCLCLHGGACDGTTGRCHCPPGYTDEHCSSLCPPDTFGANCSGHCACQHALACSPIDGSCLCKEGWHGADCSVPCPAGTWGPGCNRSCDCAHGAACEPQGGTCRCPPGWRSPRCLLPCPNGTFGAGCAQRCECAHADGCDPGTGECRCLPGWTGTEGMGPHWHPSPSPLLLLLLLLLLLAGPQCKQSCPHGFWGRGCVSPCSCRNGGTCSPQDGSCVCAPGYRGPTCQRPCPPGRYGKRCSLSCSCANGGSCHPANGSCLCAPGWRGPRCSQPCAPDSWGDACAQPCLCQHGGTCHPGEGTCSCPAGWTGPLCGEACPPGTFGPQCAQRCRCLHNATCHPVSGTCPCTPGRIGPHCEAGTPEQPYTIVPAPPAAHSSLGVVLSLVALAVLLVAMVAVALCYRHRWRGKESRHLAVAYTAGQTDTSDYVVPDVPLSHHTHYYSNPSYHTLSQCTGPGTSAQDRASSLKVPGTQLFPGVERPRGPEGNATLPPDWKHLGAPTLGHRGSPSDGLGASSSSLASENPYATIKELPPALARALEGSYMEMKSPVQREMSYAEIGLLEEPPQEESCPEGAEAGTPAAPQGHYDSPKNSHVPSHYDIPPGRPQPPSPPQRRKGR
- the PEAR1 gene encoding platelet endothelial aggregation receptor 1 isoform X2 codes for the protein MVLRAAALAVHVGLLAALRPSDPNVCSYWESFTAAVKESYTKPHVVPSTEPCPGLLGSPLPCPQQRIVYRTEYRQSVRTDYRRRYQCCQGYYESRDTCVPRCTQECVHGRCVAPELCQCEPGWRGSDCSSDCDEQSWGPGCGRRCSCHHGAPCDPLSGACSCPPGFADPVCQQPCPPGTYGQGCRLPCPCHHQAPCNASTGACLCPPGLAGPLCEVPCPEGTGCDSPCPCQNGGICHPQGTGTCVCPHGWMGEICSVPCPSGRFGPGCQGECRCHNGGHCDPRGGQCQCAPGFTGEQCRERCPVGRYGQDCQESCDCANGGHCFHVDGGCLCEAGFQGSRCQERQCQPGLYGPHCQSPCLCHPQHSQSCHPLLGECICHPGWAGLFCNETCPPGSFGAGCLQTCLCLHGGACDGTTGRCHCPPGYTDEHCSSLCPPDTFGANCSGHCACQHALACSPIDGSCLCKEGWHGADCSVPCPAGTWGPGCNRSCDCAHGAACEPQGGTCRCPPGWRSPRCLLPCPNGTFGAGCAQRCECAHADGCDPGTGECRCLPGWTGPQCKQSCPHGFWGRGCVSPCSCRNGGTCSPQDGSCVCAPGYRGPTCQRPCPPGRYGKRCSLSCSCANGGSCHPANGSCLCAPGWRGPRCSQPCAPDSWGDACAQPCLCQHGGTCHPGEGTCSCPAGWTGPLCGEACPPGTFGPQCAQRCRCLHNATCHPVSGTCPCTPGRIGPHCEAGTPEQPYTIVPAPPAAHSSLGVVLSLVALAVLLVAMVAVALCYRHRWRGKESRHLAVAYTAGQTDTSDYVVPDVPLSHHTHYYSNPSYHTLSQCTGPGTSAQDRASSLKVPGTQLFPGVERPRGPEGNATLPPDWKHLGAPTLGHRGSPSDGLGASSSSLASENPYATIKELPPALARALEGSYMEMKSPVQREMSYAEIGLLEEPPQEESCPEGAEAGTPAAPQGHYDSPKNSHVPSHYDIPPGRPQPPSPPQRRKGR
- the PEAR1 gene encoding platelet endothelial aggregation receptor 1 isoform X3 encodes the protein MVLRAAALAVHVGLLAALRPSDPNVCSYWESFTAAVKESYTKPHVVPSTEPCPGLLGSPLPCPQQRIVYRTEYRQSVRTDYRRRYQCCQGYYESRDTCVPRCTQECVHGRCVAPELCQCEPGWRGSDCSSDCDEQSWGPGCGRRCSCHHGAPCDPLSGACSCPPGFADPVCQQPCPPGTYGQGCRLPCPCHHQAPCNASTGACLCPPGLAGPLCEVPCPEGTGCDSPCPCQNGGICHPQGTGTCVCPHGWMGEICSVPCPSGRFGPGCQGECRCHNGGHCDPRGGQCQCAPGFTGEHCHPLLGECICHPGWAGLFCNETCPPGSFGAGCLQTCLCLHGGACDGTTGRCHCPPGYTDEHCSSLCPPDTFGANCSGHCACQHALACSPIDGSCLCKEGWHGADCSVPCPAGTWGPGCNRSCDCAHGAACEPQGGTCRCPPGWRSPRCLLPCPNGTFGAGCAQRCECAHADGCDPGTGECRCLPGWTGTEGMGPHWHPSPSPLLLLLLLLLLLAGPQCKQSCPHGFWGRGCVSPCSCRNGGTCSPQDGSCVCAPGYRGPTCQRPCPPGRYGKRCSLSCSCANGGSCHPANGSCLCAPGWRGPRCSQPCAPDSWGDACAQPCLCQHGGTCHPGEGTCSCPAGWTGPLCGEACPPGTFGPQCAQRCRCLHNATCHPVSGTCPCTPGRIGPHCEAGTPEQPYTIVPAPPAAHSSLGVVLSLVALAVLLVAMVAVALCYRHRWRGKESRHLAVAYTAGQTDTSDYVVPDVPLSHHTHYYSNPSYHTLSQCTGPGTSAQDRASSLKVPGTQLFPGVERPRGPEGNATLPPDWKHLGAPTLGHRGSPSDGLGASSSSLASENPYATIKELPPALARALEGSYMEMKSPVQREMSYAEIGLLEEPPQEESCPEGAEAGTPAAPQGHYDSPKNSHVPSHYDIPPGRPQPPSPPQRRKGR